A region of Anopheles merus strain MAF chromosome 2R, AmerM5.1, whole genome shotgun sequence DNA encodes the following proteins:
- the LOC121590307 gene encoding mucin-19 isoform X11 → MKEMVGGCCVCSDDRGWSENPLVYCDGQSCAVAVHQACYGIVTVPSGPWYCRKCESQERPARVRCELCPSRDGALKRTDNQGWAHVVCALYIPEVRFGNVTTMEPIILQLIPQERYNKTCYICQDMGKGSRANVGACMQCNKSGCKQQFHVTCAQQLGLLCEEAGNYLDNVKYCGYCQHHYSKLKKGGNVKTIPPYKPISHEANSSDGPSSPEKEMEPPPPQQHSSSSAAGSGGTGGGGGGSAGGGSGVGGSSSSSSGLKSSSRLSGEPSVGGSSSTSSSSSSSSSKQRKSSSASKSSSGSGSGASLSSSSSSSVLASGGGGGSGGSGAVGMSGNSSMSTSSSSSSSSGVSSMSGSGGSGSVSNSGGSGIGGSGIAGSVGGSGSSKTSSGSSGGTGGGGSSGSSSKEKDKYSKSRDKSSKSSKSSSSSSTSGGSGSNFNNSTSTSSSAGGSSNQSKDVDMGGTAGSSSGSMGALGANASSQSSSQSGYSSTAGGGGSGPGGSSSSSSSSSSSSSSKHHSDKPDKGSGGGGSSSQGGGPLSTNSGVGSGRAASLSPAAIPTTLIIKPPQDHTGGSGKEPLSKEAIAKMSTSSNFTETIVVNSESVYNHAGSGSGNAGSTSVIESGKLAMGGSGAGSGGSGGSYGGSTGPTGGSSTGSSSSSSGGKKRKADARSTPTSSVSSSEMLDANRDLIRDVAVSLVPLSLSKNDHIDPSSIAAHEKSVKKAKTETSSPLPHPASALPAPEPNLQNVAPNLIQSAHTSSIISSASSSSASSSSSSSGKHQQQQQHHHHQPTPHSPQQPASSQHTPSLVVSVPLSTATVPGVNLPASNNSNSSSHTGSSSSSSSSSNVNHSASSNSNITPNIVSPGHHQGSDRGGGGGGNHFNNNNNNNSNSNSGGNSNLYQQISHRAGDQLMNASTNRSSPVIQQQSTAQNIIQSSSSSSSTAGSSSATSGPSIGHHHLERQSPSMRSSPAGVTTGGANVITSLHHSQSQQPDLLSPAGGGATVLQSVSPVPMSTIQRTSSPSTLHAGDNSSSSGGGGGGGGLKFGYEKQAPTTNARIAALQEEEASTGRRSRSHSRERSGGNGGNNSTGGAGNTGVGGGVSSGGGGGGKTRTSKKRSQQQQQQQQQQQQQQQSQLPPDRGSPSIGIESSASGGSHRRGSSPSPSRRSSHGGGGGSGQSYSYGPAVDRNVDDHSPSQYHPSSSGGSNAPAAGGNNASNNGSVLSMAAGTGSATASVVVGNSSSQNSHHHQHLTPHQQQQQQQQHSHHHHHHQPQQQQQHHHQQHHQHHQHSHHQQHSASMGDKLLSGGGTSAAPSSLHYSTGSSHSASSQHSSSAIASSNASNVTSTISSVASTTGPGATAAAAAAASVATSSIASLSASSSTSSTAHSNNSSTSAAARNDGGSSSAGVHPVIEMAGSHGGSQSYQHQHHPHHSGGIISGYSQNASSNSSASTKSHQNTNNGSNMESFHHQQQQQHHHHHQQQQQQYHGGGSGSHSVLSGSGNSGNSSISVSSNSNNLSSNNNTSTITTTTTTNTTNITTTTTSNSSSNSGNNSNSKNTTIISSNSGNLSGTAGNSNTNNSTGSNHNLSNSSSSSSGGTIVTAAANPNKKHRGASHHPSIVELSPSPSTSRTPEMIVSSGGVPYSMSSTMTAASSSSYGGSSGGGGGGLKFSYEAQPTNPLAAVSTASMMGSSGSVIAAPQVKDSPPSSPGSDAGGSTAGTAIVSGRGTKRNRKMSSNAAAANSGAGAVPTTSVAGQTGGPSIVPASIVAAGSADAKDGKLFQNGGSSSAAAGGSVVSATHMLGNQLNPSSSVAQKMSDQLSMEIEAHTYVPGPIDAVPTLMGPQFPGKNRTNNSQSMPVGAGGGGNSLSSMLTGGATATANGNTPQSLEQLLERQWEQGSQFLMEQAQHFDIASLLSCLHQLRSENIRLEEHVNNLVARRDHLLAVNARLAIPLNPTAALGGVGMIGGSGGSGPGGGGAATGGAGVGGAGIGSLPGQFNNIHGNGPIDANVITNASAVSNRSSRGQHGPNQQQPGQQGPAGHFGSGAGSNAAGGGIGGLPQENGIDFRHTNSSHPATNSASISEKPNTIYVNF, encoded by the exons ATGAAGGAGATGGTCGGTGGATGTTGTGTCTGTTCAGACGATCGCGGCTGGTCGGAAAATCCGCTAGTGTACTGCGATGGTCAAAGCTGTGCCGTGGCCGTGCACCAGGCGTGCTACGGAATCGTGACCGTGCCGAGTGGTCCTTGGTACTGTCGGAAGTGTGAGAGTCAGGAGCGTCCGGCTCGGGTGCGCTGCGAGCTGTGCCCGTCCCGCGATGGGGCGCTCAAGCGGACGGACAACCAGGGATGGGCGCATGTCGTCTGCGCCCTGTACATTCCCGAGGTGCGTTTCGGGAACGTGACGACGATGGAACCGATCATCCTGCAGCTGATCCCGCAGGAGCGATACAACAAGA CATGCTACATCTGTCAGGATATGGGCAAGGGGTCGCGTGCGAACGTGGGAGCCTGCATGCAGTGCAACAAATCGGGCTGCAAGCAACAGTTTCACGTCACCTGCGCCCAGCAGCTCGGCCTGCTGTGTGAGGAAGCTGGCAACTATCTGGACAACGTAAAGTACTGCGGCTACTGCCAGCACCACTACAGCAAACTG AAAAAGGGAGGCAATGTGAAAACGATCCCACCCTACAAACCCATCAGCCACGAGGCCAACTCGAGCGATGGACCATCGTCGCCGGAGAAGGAAATGGAACCGCCCCCACCCCAGCAACACTCCAGCAGCAGTGCGGCCGGTTCAGGTGgaaccggtggtggtggtggcggtagtgcaggtggtggcagtggagtcggtggcagcagcagctcgagcaGTGGGCTCAAGTCCAGCAGCCGGTTGTCGGGCGAACCGAGCGTCGGCGGCTCATCGTCTACCTCTTCCTCgtcatcgtcctcctcctccaagCAGCGCAAGTCCTCGAGTGCGTCGAAAAGTTCGAGCGGATCGGGCTCCGGCGCATCGCTttcgtcgtcctcctcgtcctcggtGTTGGCgtccggtggtggcggtggttccGGGGGCAGCGGAGCCGTTGGTATGTCCGGCAACTCCTCCATGTCCACCTCATCGTCTTCGTCCTCTTCGTCGGGCGTTTCAAGCATGTCCGGTAGCGGAGGCAGCGGTAGTGTGAGCAACAGTGGTGGCAGCGGAATCGGTGGCTCGGGCATCGCCGGAAGTGTGGGCGGCAGTGGTTCCAGCAAGACCAGTTCCGGCTCGTCCGGAGGAACTGGTGGTGGCGGTAGTTCGGGCAGCAGTTCGAAGGAAAAGGATAAATATAGTAAAAGC CGCGACAAAAGCTCGAAATCATCGAAATCATCGAGCAGTAGCAGCACGAGCGGAGGAAGTGGAAGCAATTTTAACAATAGTACAAGTACAAGTAGTTCTGCTGGTGGCAGCTCCAACCAATCGAAGGATGTCGACATGGGTGGGACGGCCGGTTCTTCTTCCGGGTCGATGGGTGCGCTGGGTGCGAATGCGTCCTCGCAATCTTCATCGCAAAGTGGCTACTCGTCGACCGCAGGCGGTGGCGGCAGTGGACCCGGAGGTagctccagcagcagtagcagcagcagcagcagctcctccagcaAACATCATTCTGATAAACCCGACAAAGgaagtggcggtggtggtagcAGCAGTCAAGGTGGTGGACCTTTGTCAACGAATAGCGGCGTCGGATCGGGACGGGCGGCTTCCCTCTCCCCGGCAGCGATTCCGACGACGCTCATCATTAAGCCACCGCAGGACCACACCGGTGGCAGCGGGAAGGAACCACTGTCCAAGGAAGCGATTGCAAAAATGAGCACCTCGAGCAACTTTACCGAAACGATCGTCGTCAATTCGGAGTCGGTGTACAATCATGCCGGCTCGGGCAGCGGGAACGCTGGTTCCACGTCCGTGATCGAGAGCGGCAAGCTGGCGATGGGAGGGTCGGGAGCGGGCAGCGGTGGCTCGGGCGGTTCGTACGGTGGCAGCACGGGCCCCACAGGTGGATCGTCCACCGggagtagcagtagcagtagcggGGGCAAGAAGCGAAAGGCCGATGCACGCTCGACACCAACATCGTCGGTCAGCAGTAGCGAGATGCTGGATGCTAACCG TGACCTGATAAGGGACGTTGCCGTATCGCTTGTGCCATTGTCGCTGAGTAAAAACGATCACATTGATCCGTCGTCGATCGCGGCACACGAGAAGAGTGTGAAGAAG GCGAAAACCGAAACCAGCTCCCCGCTGCCCCATCCGGCATCGGCGTTGCCAGCGCCGGAACCGAACCTCCAAAATGTCGCACCCAACCTCATCCAGTCGGCGCACACATCGAGCATCATCTCATCGGCTTCATCGTCCTCagcgtcctcctcctcctcctcatccggcaagcatcagcaacagcagcaacaccaccatcatcag CCAACGCCTCACTCGCCTCAGCAGCCAGCGTCGTCGCAGCACACACCGAGCCTGGTGGTGTCGGTACCGCTGTCGACGGCTACCGTACCTGGAGTTAATCTACCCGCTAGTAACAATAGTAACAGTAGCAGCCATAccggcagtagcagcagcagcagcagcagtagcaacgtTAATCATAGCGCTAGTAGCAATAGCAACATTACACCGAACATTGTCTCACCAGGACATCACCAAGGTAGCGATCgaggtggcggcggcggcggcaaccacttcaataacaacaacaacaacaacagcaatagTAACAGTGGTGGCAAtagcaacttgtaccaacagaTTTCACACCGGGCAGGTGATCAGTTGATG AATGCCAGCACGAACCGCTCTAGTCCCGTGATCCAGCAGCAATCGACGGCTCAGAACATCATTCAGTCGtcttcctcgtcctcctccacTGCCGGTTCCTCGTCGGCCACATCCGGCCCTTCGATCGGTCACCATCATCTCGAACGGCAGTCACCGTCGATGCGCTCGTCCCCGGCCGGCGTGACGACCGGTGGTGCCAACGTTATAACCTCCCTGCACCACAGCCAGTCGCAGCAGCCGGATCTGCTTTCGCCTGCGGGCGGCGGCGCTACGGTGCTGCAAAGTGTGTCGCCCGTGCCAATGAGTACGATCCAACGCACCTCCTCACCGTCGACACTGCACGCGGGTgacaatagcagcagcagcggcggtggcggcggcggcggaggaTTAAAGTTTGGCTACGAAAAGCAAGCGCCTACGACGAACGCACGGATAGCGGCCCTGCAGGAGGAGGAAGCGTCCACCGGCCGGCGGTCCAG ATCACACTCGCGAGAACGTAGTGGTGGCAATGGTGGAAACAACTCTACCGGTGGTGCCGGTAACACCGgcgtcggtggtggtgttagtagcggtggtggtggtggtggaaaaacTCGTACATCCAAAAAGcgttcgcagcagcagcaacaacagcaacagcagcagcaacaacaacaacagtccCAGTTACCACCAGATCGAGGATCACCTTCGATCGGGATAGAATCCTCAGCAAGCGGTGGATCGCATCGCCGTGGGTCGTCTCCATCACCTTCACGACGTTCTTCccatggcggtggtggcggtagtGGACAGTCCTACTCGTACGGACCGGCCGTGGATCGTAATGTCGATGACCATTCACCATCACAGTATCATCCATCGTCGTCCGGTGGTAGTAATGCGCCCGCGGCCGGCGGTAACAATGCCAGCAACAATGGTAGCGTGCTCTCGATGGCGGCAGGAACCGGATCCGCCACAGCGTCGGTGGTCGTGGGAAACTCTTCCTCCCAGAACAGCCACCATCATCAACATTTGACAcctcaccagcagcagcaacaacaacagcaacattctcaccaccatcaccaccaccagccgcagcagcagcagcagcaccatcaccaacagcatcatcaacatcaccaACATTCGCACCATCAGCAACATTCCGCCTCGATGGGCGACAAGCTTTTGTCGGGCGGTGGTACTTCTGCCGCACCGTCGTCGCTTCACTATTCCACGGGCAGTTCGCATTCTGCTTCGTCGCAGCATTCATCTAGTGCAATTGCTAGCAGTAACGCTTCGAATGTAACATCTACCATTTCATCTGTCGCTTCCACTACCGGGCCTGgggctactgctgctgctgctgccgctgcttctGTTGCCACATCTTCAATCGCTTCACTGTCTGCTTCCTCTTCTACTTCCTCTACTGCCCACTCTAACAATTCTTCCacttctgctgctgccagGAACGATGGTGGATCATCGTCCGCCGGTGTTCATCCGGTCATCGAAATGGCGGGCAGTCACGGTGGATCACAGAGctaccagcaccagcaccaccccCACCATAGTGGTGGGATCATTTCCGGCTACTCTCAAAACGCTAGCAGCAACAGTAGCGCCAGTACCAAATCTCACCAAAACACCAATAACGGTAGCAACATGGAAAGCtttcaccaccagcagcagcagcagcaccaccaccaccatcaacaacagcaacaacagtatCACGGAGGCGGTTCTGGTTCGCACAGTGTGCTGTCGGGCAGTGGCAACAGCGGCAACAGTAGTATTAGTGTTAGTAGCAACAGTAACAACCTTAGTAGCAATAATAACACCTCCACtatcactaccaccaccactaccaacaCCAcaaacatcaccaccaccaccaccagcaacagcagtagcaaTAGTGGCAACAACAGTAACAGTAaaaacaccaccatcatcagtaGCAATAGCGGCAACCTGAGTGGCACCGCCGGCAACAGTAATACTAACAACAGCACCGGAAGCAACCATAATCTATctaacagtagcagcagcagtagcggcgGTACCATCGTAACAGCGGCTGCCAATCCGAACAAAAAGCACCGGGGGGCTTCGCATCATCCATCAATCGTTGAACTTTCGCCATCGCCATCTACTTCCAGAACGCCGGAAATGATCGTATCCAGCGGCGGTGTCCCCTACAGCATGAGCTCGACGATGACGGCGGCCTCTTCCTCGTCGTACGGTGGTAGTTccggtggaggaggaggagggctAAAGTTCTCGTACGAGGCTCAGCCCACGAACCCGCTGGCTGCAGTATCGACTGCATCGATGATGGGCAGTAGCGGCAGCGTGATTGCGGCCCCGCAAGTCAAGGATTCTCCCCCGAGCTCGCCCGGATCGGATGCGGGCGGCAGTACCGCCGGCACAGCGATCGTTAGCGGTCGGGGAACGAAACGCAACCGTAAGATGTCTTCGAATGCGGCGGCCGCGAACAGTGGTGCCGGAGCAGTGCCAACGACATCGGTAGCAGGACAGACCGGTGGGCCATCGATTGTGCCGGCTTCGATCGTGGCTGCTGGAAGCGCCGATGCCAAGGATGGCAAACTGTTTCAGAACGGGGGCAGTAGTAGTGCGGCCGCCGGCGGTTCGGTCGTGTCGGCTACCCATATGTTGGGTAATCAGCTGAATCCGAGCAGTAGCGTGGCGCAGAAAATGTCCGACCAGCTGAGCATGGAGATCGAGGCGCATACGTACGTACCCGGTCCGATCGATGCGGTACCGACACTGATGGGACCACAGTTCCCGGGAAAG AATCGCACAAACAATTCCCAATCGATGCCTGTCGGAGCGGGAGGTGGCGGTAATTCGCTAAGCTCGATGCTAACGGGCGGTGCTACGGCGACGGCGAACGGAAACACTCCGCAAAGCTTGGAGCAACTGCTGGAGCGGCAATGGGAACAAGGATCTCAGTTTCTTATGGAACAAGCGCAACACTTCGACA TTGCCTCTTTGCTGTCCTGTCTCCATCAGCTGCGGAGCGAGAACATTCGGCTGGAAGAGCACGTCAACAATTTGGTCGCACGAAGAGATCATCTGTTAGCGGTCAACGCTCGTTTGGCTATACCGCTGAACCCTACTGCGGCGCTGGGCGGTGTTGGCATGATCGGAGGATCGGGCGGATCGGGTCCCGGTGGCGGCGGGGCAGCGACCGGTGGCGCCGGTGTCGGTGGTGCCGGTATCGGATCTCTGCCAG GGCAATTCAACAACATCCACGGCAATGGGCCAATCGATGCCAATGTCATCACCAACGCGTCGGCAGTGTCGAACCGATCTAGCCGGGGGCAGCACGGAccgaaccagcagcagcccggcCAGCAGGGTCCGGCCGGCCACTTTGGGTCGGGGGCGGGAAGTAATGCGGCCGGTGGTGGTATTGGTGGTCTGCCCCAGGAGAATGGTATCGATTTCCGACACACGAACTCCTCGCATCCGGCCACAAACAGTGCATCGATAAG TGAAAAGCCCAACACAATCTACGTGAATTTTTGA